ATACCCTGAAGGTCGTCTCCGGCACCGGTGATCAGGAGAAGAAGGAAAATGTCCACCATGGAACGGACCGTGGTTTCGGATTGACCGACTCCGACGGTTTCGATCAGAATGATATCGAAGCCGGCGGCTTCGCAGGCGATCATGGTTTCACGGGATTTACGGGCGACGCCACCGAGGGTTCCTCCGGAGGGAGAAGGGCGGATGAAGGCGTTGGCTTCGCCGGAGAGTTCTTCCATGCGAGTTTTATCTCCCATGATAGAACCTTTGGAGAGGGACGAGGAGGGGTCGATGGCGAGGACGGCTACTTTGAATCCGTGACGGCAAAGGGAGGTCCCGAAGGCTTCGATGAAAGATGATTTCCCGGCGCCCGGTACGCCGGTAATGCCGACGCGGATGGCTTTGCCTGAATGGGGAAGGAGTTTTTCAATGAGTTCGCGGGAGGTATGCTGGTCTTTTTCCGCATTGCTTTCAATCAGGGTGATAGCACGTCCCAGCATGGCGCGGTTGCCTTGCAGGACACCTTGGACAAGTTCATCGACGGAAGGACGGTGCGGACGCATCATTTTCATGGGGGAGATGTTAGCAAGATGCCCGTTTGAATCAATCCCCGAAAGATGTTTTTATTTGCGGAAACAGTGGTCGGGCGGATGATAGATATCATGGCCTTTTTTG
This is a stretch of genomic DNA from Akkermansia sp. N21116. It encodes these proteins:
- the meaB gene encoding methylmalonyl Co-A mutase-associated GTPase MeaB, with protein sequence MKMMRPHRPSVDELVQGVLQGNRAMLGRAITLIESNAEKDQHTSRELIEKLLPHSGKAIRVGITGVPGAGKSSFIEAFGTSLCRHGFKVAVLAIDPSSSLSKGSIMGDKTRMEELSGEANAFIRPSPSGGTLGGVARKSRETMIACEAAGFDIILIETVGVGQSETTVRSMVDIFLLLLITGAGDDLQGIKRGIMELADLLIVTKDDGDNRHRAAAHCQELKMVLHYLQSPTPGWQPNVLTCSSLENRGLDTIESQIIKFRDTLEESGYWFKRRRQQALQWVHTLVHEALLDSFAKHPAVADHAQQVEDKVASGKMDPVSAAQTLISYFTYPLPNQHKS